A portion of the Actomonas aquatica genome contains these proteins:
- a CDS encoding phospholipid carrier-dependent glycosyltransferase has translation MTARWQRLLGQLGPGLAWLVLVCGGLTLVPDYGLYIDEYTNHFFGVTWYDYARDVIVDGQPIAPLNGATDHDVVHGPIFEMALAWLGRSVLHLEGLPAVIHLRHAAVWLSFCAAVLMVYGLARQLGLGRGWALVAGGFTLCQPRIFSHAFYDSVDISFLAFYAAGLLSLVWYARRPHLGRLVLHAVACACAISVRSIGAVLPILTGGVILYHLITATAATSTVSGKARHPRWRLIGHGLLYPLLVFGVTVLSWPFLWNHPLDRLAEVVQLTPRVGWAGKVLYGGTEIITTDLPWHYVPVWILITTPVAISLLTLVGGLDLLVATLRHPWRTCRERLPELCVAGAFAGPLAAVILLRAEVYDGWRHLFFIYPAMCLLAALGLHRASQWTRALLPATWHRPAFATGALLIALNLGAMVLFAVRHHPYQNLYFNRLAGPDLPTAKSRFELDFWGLSYLEALRHLVATQPDGPLRIYHGQNAMLAINRTMLADADHHRIQQVEYDAAEWVFSNYRQRRHGYPDLAEYYSLIIDDAKVITIYRKDPAQP, from the coding sequence ATGACCGCGCGTTGGCAGCGCCTCCTCGGGCAACTCGGTCCGGGTCTCGCTTGGTTGGTGCTGGTCTGCGGCGGCCTCACGCTCGTGCCCGACTACGGGCTCTACATCGACGAATACACCAACCACTTCTTCGGCGTCACGTGGTATGACTATGCCCGCGACGTCATCGTGGACGGCCAACCCATCGCCCCGCTCAACGGCGCCACCGATCACGATGTGGTGCACGGCCCGATCTTCGAGATGGCCCTCGCTTGGCTTGGCCGAAGCGTCCTTCACCTCGAAGGCCTGCCCGCTGTCATTCACCTGCGCCATGCCGCCGTCTGGCTGAGTTTCTGCGCCGCGGTGTTGATGGTGTATGGGCTCGCTCGGCAGCTCGGCCTCGGCCGTGGTTGGGCCCTCGTCGCCGGCGGGTTTACCCTCTGCCAACCGCGCATCTTTTCCCACGCCTTCTACGACTCGGTGGATATTTCGTTTCTGGCGTTCTACGCCGCCGGCCTGCTCAGCTTGGTGTGGTATGCGCGCCGCCCCCACCTCGGGCGACTAGTCCTTCATGCGGTGGCCTGCGCCTGCGCGATCTCCGTGCGCTCCATCGGCGCGGTCCTCCCGATCCTCACCGGCGGCGTCATCCTCTACCACCTCATCACCGCTACCGCCGCGACCTCCACTGTATCCGGCAAAGCACGACATCCGCGCTGGCGACTGATTGGCCACGGGCTGCTGTATCCGCTCCTCGTCTTTGGCGTGACGGTCCTGAGCTGGCCCTTCCTCTGGAACCATCCGCTCGATCGCCTCGCCGAGGTCGTGCAACTTACACCACGCGTCGGCTGGGCCGGCAAGGTGCTCTACGGCGGCACCGAGATCATCACCACCGACCTGCCCTGGCACTACGTTCCGGTGTGGATCCTCATCACCACGCCCGTGGCCATAAGCCTGCTCACCCTCGTCGGCGGGCTCGATCTGCTGGTGGCGACGTTGCGTCATCCGTGGCGGACCTGTCGGGAGCGCTTGCCCGAACTCTGCGTCGCCGGCGCGTTCGCGGGTCCGCTCGCCGCCGTGATTCTACTGCGCGCCGAGGTCTATGACGGCTGGCGGCATTTGTTCTTCATCTACCCGGCCATGTGCCTGCTCGCCGCGCTCGGCCTGCACCGCGCCAGCCAATGGACCCGCGCCCTCCTCCCCGCCACGTGGCACCGCCCGGCCTTCGCCACCGGGGCCCTGCTCATCGCCCTCAACCTCGGCGCGATGGTGCTCTTCGCTGTCCGCCACCACCCCTACCAGAACCTCTATTTTAATCGCCTCGCCGGTCCCGATCTGCCCACCGCCAAGAGCCGCTTTGAGCTTGATTTCTGGGGGCTGTCCTACCTCGAAGCGCTGCGCCATCTCGTGGCCACCCAACCCGACGGTCCGCTGCGCATCTACCACGGCCAAAACGCCATGCTCGCGATCAACCGCACCATGTTGGCCGACGCCGATCACCACCGCATCCAGCAGGTCGAATACGACGCCGCAGAGTGGGTGTTCAGCAACTACCGCCAACGTCGCCACGGTTACCCCGACCTCGCGGAGTATTATTCCCTCATCATCGACGACGCCAAGGTCATCACCATCTACCGCAAGGATCCCGCGCAGCCTTAA
- a CDS encoding ATP-dependent helicase: protein MDFILDRDDDAPTRPGFPPIDFKAELNEEQFNAVTAPPGPVLVLAGAGSGKTRTLTYRVAWLLHQGIPPGEIMLLTFTNKASKEMLHRVHDLTGAEANRFWGGTFHSLGNRALRMFGDSPALKLPRNFTILDADESESLLKRVVEAEHKSFFKDKTNPRPGPLFSVLSMSRNTQKSLAQTVEDHYPQYSDIAVSLPTFAKAYEATKREQNVVDYDDLLELWLKLLQEDPKVADYFAQRFRHLLVDEYQDTNTIQSQIVDALAPHHRIMAVGDDAQCIYSWRGANFENIMTFLERHPGAQLHRIETNYRSTPQILNLANGVLLAQPAGRHFDKELRAHRANSQKPYVVQTMDDREQAEFLIKRIRALVEDEGVSPHEIAVLYRSHFVALETQLAFSRAGVPYHITSGVKFFERAHVRDLVAILRFVYNPTDESAWQRCACLLPKIGEKGASKIYHAALDHARLMQQDFVDALTTDDVKSKVPKGARDEWPSFCASLKQTADAMRDESPQITVEVAIDGWYGDYLKGAFADYIDRLDELGALAGFAARYTEMQDLLAQIVLLNGETSDRSVDSEQDAIRLTTVHQAKGLEYDVVFVIGCADGQFPTRRSIEAGDVEEERRLFYVAVTRAKNELYLCYPKVATKAGPGGMLLSPSRFLQELPPDLYEGLRIKRAYGW, encoded by the coding sequence ATGGATTTCATTCTCGACCGCGACGACGACGCCCCGACCCGCCCCGGCTTCCCGCCCATCGACTTCAAGGCGGAGCTCAATGAGGAGCAGTTCAACGCCGTGACCGCCCCGCCCGGTCCGGTGCTCGTGCTCGCCGGCGCCGGTTCCGGCAAGACCCGCACCCTCACCTACCGCGTCGCCTGGCTCCTCCACCAGGGCATCCCGCCCGGCGAGATCATGCTGCTCACCTTCACCAACAAGGCCTCCAAGGAAATGCTCCACCGCGTGCATGACCTCACCGGCGCCGAAGCCAACCGTTTCTGGGGCGGCACCTTCCACAGCCTCGGCAACCGCGCCCTGCGCATGTTCGGCGATTCCCCCGCCCTCAAACTGCCGCGCAACTTCACCATCCTCGACGCCGACGAATCCGAATCACTCCTCAAACGCGTCGTCGAGGCCGAGCACAAATCCTTCTTCAAAGACAAAACCAACCCGCGCCCCGGCCCGCTCTTCAGCGTGCTCTCCATGTCGCGCAATACCCAGAAGTCCCTCGCCCAGACCGTCGAGGATCACTACCCGCAATACAGCGACATCGCCGTCTCCCTGCCCACCTTCGCCAAGGCCTACGAGGCCACCAAACGTGAACAAAACGTCGTCGACTACGACGACCTCCTCGAGCTCTGGCTCAAGCTCCTCCAGGAGGACCCCAAGGTCGCCGACTACTTCGCCCAACGCTTCCGCCACCTCCTCGTCGATGAGTATCAGGACACCAACACCATCCAGTCCCAGATCGTCGACGCGCTCGCGCCCCACCACCGCATCATGGCCGTCGGCGACGACGCCCAGTGCATCTACTCGTGGCGCGGCGCGAACTTCGAAAACATCATGACCTTCCTCGAGCGGCACCCCGGCGCCCAGCTCCACCGCATCGAGACCAACTACCGCTCCACCCCGCAGATCCTCAACCTCGCCAACGGCGTCCTGCTCGCTCAACCCGCCGGCCGCCACTTCGACAAGGAACTGCGCGCCCACCGCGCCAACTCCCAAAAACCCTACGTCGTCCAGACCATGGACGACCGCGAGCAGGCCGAGTTCCTGATCAAACGCATCCGCGCCCTGGTCGAAGACGAGGGCGTCTCGCCGCACGAGATCGCCGTGCTCTACCGCTCGCACTTCGTCGCCCTCGAAACCCAGCTCGCCTTCTCCCGCGCCGGTGTGCCCTACCACATCACCTCCGGCGTGAAGTTCTTCGAACGCGCCCACGTGCGCGACCTCGTCGCCATCCTGCGTTTCGTCTACAACCCGACCGACGAATCCGCCTGGCAACGCTGCGCCTGCCTCCTGCCCAAGATCGGCGAAAAAGGCGCCTCCAAGATTTACCACGCCGCCCTCGATCACGCCCGACTCATGCAGCAGGACTTCGTCGACGCGCTCACCACCGACGACGTCAAAAGCAAAGTCCCCAAAGGCGCCCGCGACGAATGGCCCAGCTTCTGCGCCTCGCTCAAACAGACCGCCGACGCCATGCGCGACGAGTCGCCGCAGATCACTGTCGAGGTCGCCATCGACGGCTGGTATGGCGACTACCTCAAAGGCGCCTTCGCCGACTACATCGACCGCCTCGACGAACTCGGCGCGCTCGCCGGTTTTGCCGCCCGTTACACCGAGATGCAGGACCTGCTTGCGCAAATCGTCCTGCTCAACGGCGAGACCAGCGATCGCTCCGTCGACTCCGAACAGGACGCCATCCGTCTCACCACCGTGCACCAGGCCAAGGGCCTCGAATACGACGTCGTGTTTGTGATCGGTTGCGCCGACGGCCAGTTCCCCACCCGCCGTTCCATCGAAGCCGGCGACGTCGAGGAAGAGCGCCGCCTCTTCTACGTCGCGGTCACGAGAGCCAAAAACGAACTCTACCTCTGCTACCCCAAAGTCGCGACCAAAGCAGGCCCCGGCGGCATGCTGCTCAGCCCATCACGCTTCCTCCAAGAGCTCCCCCCCGACCTCTACGAGGGCCTCCGCATCAAACGCGCCTACGGCTGGTAG
- a CDS encoding sodium-translocating pyrophosphatase, translating to MNSPLFWFVPVASACALGFAAWFYRRMKAAPEGTPRMAEIAGHVRAGAMAYLQQQYKIVGVFFLILTGVFAWLAYGLGLQNTWVPFAFLTGGFFSGLAGFFGMKTATYASARVAHAASQSLDAGLRLAFRSGAVMGLVVVGLALLDISVWFVVLNRFVTDADPAHKLLVITTTMLTFGMGASLQALFARVGGGIFTKAADVGADLVGKVEAGIPEDDPRNPATIADNVGDNVGDVAGMGADLYESYVGSILATAALGAAAFAAAGDPDAAYKSVLAPMLVAAVGTILSIIGIFAVRVKSGASQRDLLNALGRGVNLSSVLIIAASYLILRALDLPNFTGIWGAIVVGLITGIVIGKATEYYTSQEFKPTQGIGEHARTGPATVIISGLGVGMMSTVVPVVAIVIGTTLAYGFAAGSWSFSPETISLGLYGIGIAAVGMLSTLGLTLATDAYGPIADNAGGNAEMAGLGPEVRRRTDALDSLGNTTAATGKGFAIGSAALTALALLASYVEELKIAMLHNEQNSFILRGGEVVDTALATLPQFMEYFQVNLMNPKVLLGVFIGSMMAFLFCGLTINAVGRAAGRMVEEVRRQFADKPGILNGTDTPDYARCVAISTAGAQREMLFPSVIAVTVPILVGVLYGVPGTFGLLGGGLSTGFVLAVFMANSGGAWDNAKKYIEEGHHGGKGSAAHKAAVIGDTVGDPFKDTAGPSLNILIKLMSMVSIVTAGVNVAFTIF from the coding sequence ATGAACTCCCCCCTCTTTTGGTTTGTTCCGGTAGCTTCCGCGTGCGCGCTTGGTTTCGCCGCGTGGTTTTATCGCCGTATGAAGGCAGCGCCTGAAGGCACGCCCCGTATGGCCGAAATCGCGGGCCATGTCCGCGCCGGAGCCATGGCGTATCTGCAACAACAATACAAAATCGTCGGCGTCTTCTTCCTGATCCTCACCGGCGTCTTCGCCTGGCTCGCCTATGGCCTGGGCCTCCAGAACACCTGGGTGCCCTTTGCGTTTCTGACCGGCGGCTTCTTCTCAGGGCTCGCCGGTTTTTTTGGCATGAAAACGGCGACCTACGCCTCCGCCCGTGTCGCCCACGCCGCCAGCCAGTCGCTTGACGCCGGCCTGCGCCTCGCCTTCCGCAGCGGTGCAGTCATGGGCCTCGTCGTGGTCGGCCTCGCCCTGCTCGACATCTCCGTCTGGTTCGTAGTGCTCAACAGATTTGTCACCGATGCCGACCCCGCTCACAAGCTGCTCGTCATCACCACCACCATGCTGACCTTCGGCATGGGCGCCTCCCTCCAGGCCCTCTTCGCCCGCGTCGGTGGCGGCATTTTCACCAAGGCCGCCGACGTCGGTGCCGACCTCGTCGGCAAGGTCGAAGCCGGCATCCCGGAAGACGATCCCCGCAACCCCGCCACCATCGCCGATAACGTCGGTGACAACGTCGGCGACGTCGCCGGCATGGGCGCCGACCTCTACGAATCCTACGTCGGTTCCATCCTCGCCACCGCCGCCCTCGGCGCCGCCGCCTTTGCCGCCGCCGGCGATCCCGATGCCGCCTACAAGTCCGTGCTCGCGCCCATGCTCGTGGCCGCCGTTGGCACCATCCTCTCCATCATCGGCATCTTCGCCGTGCGCGTGAAGAGCGGCGCCTCCCAACGCGATCTGCTCAACGCCCTCGGTCGCGGCGTGAACCTCAGCTCCGTGCTCATCATCGCCGCCTCCTACCTCATTCTGCGCGCGCTCGACCTGCCGAACTTCACCGGCATCTGGGGCGCCATCGTCGTCGGTCTCATCACCGGCATCGTGATCGGCAAAGCCACCGAGTATTACACCTCCCAGGAATTTAAACCCACCCAGGGCATCGGCGAACACGCCCGCACCGGCCCTGCCACCGTCATCATCTCCGGCCTCGGCGTGGGCATGATGAGCACCGTCGTGCCGGTCGTCGCGATCGTCATCGGCACCACCCTCGCCTACGGCTTCGCCGCCGGCTCCTGGAGCTTCTCGCCCGAGACCATTTCGCTCGGCCTCTACGGCATCGGCATCGCCGCCGTCGGCATGCTCTCCACCCTCGGCCTCACCCTCGCGACCGACGCCTACGGTCCCATCGCCGACAACGCCGGCGGCAACGCCGAGATGGCCGGCCTCGGCCCGGAAGTCCGCCGCCGCACCGACGCGCTCGACTCCCTCGGCAATACCACCGCCGCCACCGGTAAGGGGTTTGCCATCGGCTCCGCCGCCCTCACCGCGCTCGCCCTGCTCGCCTCCTACGTCGAGGAACTAAAGATCGCCATGCTGCACAACGAGCAGAACAGCTTCATCCTGCGTGGCGGCGAAGTGGTCGACACCGCCCTCGCGACGCTGCCGCAGTTCATGGAGTATTTTCAGGTCAACCTCATGAACCCCAAGGTGCTCCTCGGCGTGTTCATCGGCTCCATGATGGCCTTCCTCTTCTGCGGTCTCACCATCAACGCCGTCGGTCGCGCCGCCGGTCGCATGGTCGAGGAAGTCCGCCGTCAATTCGCCGACAAACCCGGCATCCTCAACGGCACCGACACTCCCGACTACGCCCGCTGCGTCGCCATCTCCACCGCCGGTGCCCAACGCGAGATGCTCTTCCCGTCCGTCATCGCCGTCACTGTGCCCATCCTCGTCGGCGTCCTCTACGGCGTGCCCGGCACCTTCGGCCTGCTCGGCGGTGGCCTCTCCACCGGCTTCGTGCTCGCCGTCTTTATGGCCAACTCCGGCGGCGCCTGGGACAATGCCAAGAAATACATCGAGGAAGGCCACCACGGCGGCAAAGGCTCCGCCGCGCACAAGGCCGCCGTCATCGGTGACACCGTGGGTGATCCCTTCAAGGACACCGCTGGTCCCTCGCTCAACATCCTCATCAAACTCATGAGCATGGTCTCCATCGTGACCGCCGGCGTAAACGTCGCCTTCACGATCTTCTAA
- a CDS encoding DUF4256 domain-containing protein — MNLSSDQSDALFATLAARFEANPQRHPGISWADVTAQLNAAAPAKLTALHQLEATGGEPDVVKVDAANGELTFMDCSPESPAGRTALCYDQAGWASRKAHQPAGNVIDTAAAMGVELLTEADYHHLQSLGAFDQKTSSWLATPADVRERGGALFGDRRYGRVFIYHNGAQSYYSARGFRALLRV, encoded by the coding sequence ATGAATCTCTCCTCCGACCAAAGCGACGCCTTGTTCGCCACCCTCGCCGCTCGTTTTGAGGCCAACCCACAGCGGCATCCGGGAATCTCTTGGGCCGACGTCACCGCGCAGCTCAACGCCGCCGCCCCGGCGAAACTCACCGCACTCCACCAACTGGAAGCAACCGGCGGCGAACCGGACGTAGTGAAGGTCGATGCCGCGAACGGCGAACTCACCTTCATGGACTGCTCGCCCGAGAGCCCCGCTGGCCGCACCGCGCTCTGCTACGATCAAGCCGGTTGGGCTTCACGCAAAGCCCATCAGCCGGCCGGCAACGTCATCGATACCGCCGCGGCCATGGGGGTTGAGCTGCTGACCGAAGCCGATTACCACCACCTGCAGTCGCTCGGCGCCTTTGACCAAAAAACGTCCAGCTGGCTCGCCACGCCGGCCGACGTGCGCGAGCGCGGCGGTGCCCTCTTCGGCGACCGCCGCTACGGCCGCGTCTTCATCTACCACAACGGCGCCCAATCCTACTACAGCGCCCGCGGCTTTCGCGCCCTGCTCCGAGTCTGA
- a CDS encoding alpha/beta hydrolase family protein, which produces MRLLAPFLLLLLLPWSGTAADFPGETSTWNGYVRHDFVFEGHEAIVVVPDQPAPGRPWLWRARFWGHAPESDVLLLERGFHIAYCDVADLFGSPTAVERWNHFYTAMTRDYGLAPKVALKGLSRGGLIIYNWAKANPDKVSCIYGDAPVCDLRSWPGSRRDLPRWQVVLDLYGLSEDEIDTAPVSPIHGLKPLAAAGVPLLHVVGDRDETVPVADNTAVLAARYRALGGSITIIHKPDVAHHPHGLEDSTPIVDFILAHTPAPDAARP; this is translated from the coding sequence GTGAGACTTCTGGCCCCGTTTTTGTTGCTGCTGCTGTTACCCTGGTCCGGCACCGCGGCTGATTTCCCCGGCGAAACCTCCACGTGGAATGGCTACGTTCGCCACGACTTCGTCTTCGAGGGTCACGAGGCCATCGTGGTGGTCCCCGATCAACCCGCTCCCGGACGCCCTTGGTTGTGGCGTGCCCGCTTCTGGGGTCACGCGCCCGAGTCCGATGTCCTCCTGCTCGAACGTGGTTTCCATATCGCCTACTGCGATGTGGCCGACCTCTTCGGCTCTCCCACCGCCGTCGAACGTTGGAATCACTTCTACACCGCTATGACCCGCGACTACGGCCTGGCCCCCAAGGTCGCGCTCAAGGGCCTCAGCCGCGGTGGCCTTATCATCTACAACTGGGCCAAGGCCAACCCCGACAAGGTCTCCTGCATCTACGGCGACGCCCCCGTCTGCGACCTGCGCAGCTGGCCGGGTTCGCGCCGCGACCTGCCACGCTGGCAGGTGGTGCTCGATCTCTACGGTCTCAGCGAAGACGAAATCGATACCGCGCCCGTCAGCCCTATCCACGGCTTGAAGCCGCTCGCCGCCGCCGGCGTGCCGCTGCTCCATGTCGTCGGCGATCGGGATGAAACCGTGCCGGTGGCCGACAACACCGCGGTGCTCGCCGCCCGCTATCGTGCCCTCGGCGGCTCCATCACGATCATCCACAAACCCGACGTCGCCCATCACCCGCACGGACTGGAGGATTCCACGCCCATTGTGGATTTTATCCTCGCGCACACACCGGCCCCGGACGCCGCTCGTCCCTGA
- a CDS encoding DUF3857 domain-containing protein: MKLLPLQRFVRLFAWFELRRRARPAVGMSVGGKAALAAVVWWLGAGVAEAKNDWDPIDPAEWSRTQSEIDPEAHAEVILKRISYGNPNRESYFRVRIYDEKGVEEYAKIELEHRTGGRVRDLEARTIKPDGTVLTLEKDDIFKQETVKARGVRVTTTSFAPPGLEPGVIIEYRYEVYNGGAGYVNLLTFQESRPVRRCEYEVRIPPVGGYLRALFMNRAKEPVKPDSRNRYNFVMENLPALAEERFAPDFEGLGAAVLLYVSYSAGEDKDEYWRKASGVLAKETRAVTRTSKRLLRDELARILDGSEDAEAKLRKLHDYCRSEFINLNRESPEAVAAQADNPPEIDAVKDVLKHRMGDDQWINRTFVALAVAAGLDARVAKVADRQTFPMNRNITELYFITREVAAVKMAHGWLLTDPGATYLPVTMLAPDYTYAMTCIGDAKQEVTVNSPGTSPKLSSRRRVAHFELQSNGDLEGTVEEHLSGYWALAWRQNRDEDSAEEDRTSKEEWLRESLSDAEVTEYEAENKYAVLQPLVVRYHLKVPAFAERTGSRLFFSPAVFQRGQDPIFEAETRENRIVFPYLWSEVDEITITYPEDFKLEEPSAPSPVDFGRMGAFEVRLQVNPKTREIQLTRLWALGELAHESSRYPYLKGLFEARQEADNHTLTLRRQRK; encoded by the coding sequence ATGAAGCTGTTACCCCTCCAACGATTTGTCCGGTTATTTGCGTGGTTCGAACTCCGTCGTCGGGCCAGGCCGGCGGTCGGAATGAGCGTTGGCGGAAAAGCCGCGCTGGCAGCGGTAGTGTGGTGGCTGGGGGCGGGGGTGGCGGAGGCCAAGAATGACTGGGATCCGATCGACCCGGCGGAGTGGAGTCGCACTCAGTCGGAGATCGATCCGGAGGCGCACGCAGAGGTCATTCTCAAGCGGATCTCCTACGGGAACCCGAATCGGGAGTCTTACTTTCGGGTGCGCATTTATGACGAAAAAGGCGTGGAGGAGTATGCGAAGATCGAGTTGGAGCATCGGACCGGTGGGCGCGTGCGGGATCTGGAAGCGCGCACGATCAAGCCGGACGGCACCGTGCTGACGTTGGAGAAGGATGACATCTTTAAGCAGGAGACGGTGAAAGCCCGCGGGGTGCGGGTCACCACGACGTCCTTTGCGCCGCCGGGCCTCGAACCCGGCGTGATCATCGAATACCGCTACGAGGTTTACAACGGTGGTGCTGGTTACGTGAACCTGCTCACCTTTCAGGAGTCACGGCCGGTGCGGCGCTGTGAGTATGAAGTGCGGATTCCCCCGGTGGGTGGATATCTGCGGGCCTTGTTCATGAATCGCGCGAAGGAGCCGGTGAAGCCCGACAGTCGCAACCGCTACAACTTCGTGATGGAGAATCTGCCGGCTTTGGCGGAGGAGCGGTTTGCGCCGGATTTTGAGGGGCTCGGCGCCGCGGTGCTCCTCTACGTGAGCTACAGTGCAGGAGAGGACAAGGACGAGTATTGGCGCAAAGCGAGTGGTGTGTTGGCCAAGGAGACGCGAGCGGTCACGCGCACGAGTAAACGGCTGCTGCGGGATGAACTGGCGCGAATTTTAGATGGTAGTGAAGATGCCGAAGCGAAGTTGCGGAAGCTCCACGATTATTGTCGGTCGGAGTTCATCAACCTCAACCGGGAGTCGCCCGAAGCGGTCGCGGCGCAGGCGGATAATCCACCGGAAATTGATGCGGTGAAGGATGTATTGAAACACCGCATGGGCGATGATCAGTGGATCAATCGGACGTTCGTGGCGCTGGCGGTGGCGGCGGGTTTGGATGCGCGGGTGGCAAAGGTTGCCGATCGGCAGACGTTCCCGATGAACCGCAATATTACCGAGCTCTATTTTATCACCCGTGAGGTGGCGGCGGTGAAGATGGCCCACGGGTGGCTGTTGACCGATCCCGGCGCGACCTACCTGCCGGTGACGATGCTGGCTCCGGATTATACCTACGCGATGACGTGTATTGGCGATGCCAAGCAGGAGGTGACGGTGAATTCTCCTGGCACCAGTCCCAAGCTGTCCAGCCGCCGCCGGGTGGCGCATTTCGAGCTGCAGAGCAACGGCGACCTGGAGGGCACGGTGGAGGAGCATCTCAGCGGCTACTGGGCATTGGCGTGGCGACAGAATCGCGACGAGGATTCGGCCGAGGAGGATCGCACGTCGAAGGAGGAGTGGTTGCGCGAGAGTCTGAGCGATGCGGAGGTGACGGAATATGAAGCGGAGAACAAATATGCGGTCCTGCAACCGCTGGTGGTTCGCTACCACCTGAAGGTGCCCGCGTTTGCGGAGCGCACCGGGTCGCGGTTGTTTTTCTCCCCCGCCGTGTTTCAACGCGGACAGGATCCGATCTTCGAAGCCGAAACGCGGGAGAACCGAATCGTGTTTCCCTATCTTTGGAGCGAGGTGGACGAGATCACGATCACGTATCCGGAGGACTTTAAGTTGGAGGAACCGTCCGCCCCTTCGCCGGTTGATTTTGGCCGGATGGGGGCCTTCGAAGTGCGGTTGCAGGTGAATCCTAAAACGCGGGAAATCCAGCTGACCCGGCTGTGGGCGCTGGGGGAGCTGGCGCATGAATCCTCCCGCTATCCGTATCTCAAAGGCCTCTTCGAGGCCCGGCAGGAAGCCGACAATCATACGCTGACGTTGCGGCGTCAGCGGAAATAG
- a CDS encoding amidohydrolase gives MPVHPRLSELHSTHTAWRRDLHAHPEMLYDTVRTAGFVADKLREFGCDEVVTGVGRVGVVGVIHGQSRVSDRVVGLRADMDALPINEDTGAAHASLNPGVMHACGHDGHTTMLLAAAQVLAETRNFDGSAVLIFQPAEEGGGGGKAMCDDGLMERFGIQEVYGMHNMPTLPVGSFAIRPGPFFASADEWIIEVTGRGGHAAMPHLTIDPTVVASHLTLALQTIASRTVDPMLPVVVSVTSFRTASDAFNVIPPSVELRGTVRALSAEAREIALRRVTEIATHTAATFGATATCREYKLGYPVTTNHPLETQHALTAARAIAGNEQVNANAPAVLGAEDFAFMLNERPGAYILTGNGDTANLHHPAYDFDDAAIPHGASFWIELIEQRLPLGS, from the coding sequence ATGCCCGTTCATCCGCGACTCTCTGAGCTTCACTCCACTCACACGGCCTGGCGGCGCGATCTGCACGCCCATCCGGAGATGCTCTACGATACCGTGCGCACGGCTGGCTTCGTCGCCGACAAACTGCGCGAGTTCGGCTGCGATGAGGTGGTGACCGGCGTCGGCCGCGTCGGCGTCGTGGGCGTCATCCACGGTCAGTCCCGCGTCTCCGATCGGGTCGTCGGCCTGCGCGCCGACATGGACGCCTTGCCGATCAACGAGGACACCGGTGCCGCCCATGCCTCCCTCAACCCCGGCGTCATGCACGCCTGCGGTCACGATGGCCACACCACCATGCTACTCGCCGCGGCCCAAGTGCTGGCCGAGACCCGTAACTTCGACGGCTCCGCCGTGCTCATTTTCCAACCCGCCGAAGAGGGTGGCGGCGGCGGCAAGGCCATGTGTGACGACGGCCTCATGGAGCGCTTCGGCATCCAGGAGGTTTACGGCATGCACAACATGCCCACCCTGCCCGTCGGCTCCTTCGCCATCCGGCCCGGTCCGTTCTTCGCGTCGGCCGACGAATGGATCATCGAAGTCACCGGCCGCGGCGGCCACGCCGCCATGCCGCACCTGACGATCGACCCGACGGTCGTTGCCTCCCACCTCACCCTCGCCCTGCAAACCATCGCCTCGCGCACCGTCGATCCGATGCTGCCGGTGGTGGTCTCCGTCACCAGCTTCCGCACCGCCAGCGACGCCTTCAACGTGATCCCACCCAGCGTCGAACTCCGCGGCACCGTGCGTGCCCTCTCGGCCGAGGCCCGTGAGATCGCTCTGCGCCGCGTCACCGAAATCGCCACCCACACCGCCGCCACCTTCGGCGCCACCGCGACCTGCCGCGAATACAAGCTGGGTTATCCGGTGACCACCAATCACCCCCTCGAAACCCAGCATGCCCTCACCGCGGCCCGCGCCATCGCCGGGAACGAGCAGGTAAACGCCAACGCCCCCGCCGTCCTCGGCGCCGAGGACTTTGCCTTCATGCTCAACGAGCGTCCGGGCGCCTACATCCTCACCGGCAACGGCGACACCGCCAACCTCCACCACCCGGCCTACGATTTCGACGATGCTGCCATCCCGCACGGTGCGTCCTTCTGGATCGAACTGATCGAGCAGCGCCTGCCTTTGGGTTCCTGA